A single genomic interval of Flavihumibacter rivuli harbors:
- a CDS encoding DoxX family protein, which yields MNLLQRIEHWGDMHHPRWMDIVRIALGIFLCIRGLQFPANMSDMMADVNANLPMPSFALVVLGHYIFLAHLMGGILLILGAYTRIACLIQIPILLGALFFVNSGQELFRPFPAWFVQVLVLGLLVYFLVAGDGPWSMKEPDRRTGA from the coding sequence ATGAACCTCCTTCAACGCATTGAACATTGGGGTGATATGCACCATCCACGGTGGATGGACATTGTACGCATTGCCCTGGGCATTTTCCTCTGTATCCGCGGGCTGCAGTTCCCGGCCAATATGAGTGATATGATGGCGGATGTGAATGCCAACCTTCCCATGCCTTCCTTCGCATTAGTGGTGCTGGGTCACTACATTTTCCTTGCCCACCTGATGGGTGGTATCCTGCTGATCCTGGGGGCTTACACCCGTATCGCCTGCCTGATCCAGATCCCCATCCTGTTGGGTGCGCTATTTTTCGTGAATAGCGGCCAGGAATTGTTCCGGCCTTTCCCCGCCTGGTTTGTACAGGTGCTCGTCTTGGGATTGCTGGTCTATTTCCTGGTAGCCGGTGATGGACCCTGGTCCATGAAAGAACCCGACCGCCGAACCGGGGCCTGA
- the cax gene encoding calcium/proton exchanger codes for MSTSTNSFLKSLLRPSVFWLFAFIPITFILEKSGAKDSTIFFTSAMSIIPIAKLIGEATENLAHHTGDAIGGLLNATFGNAPELIIAVIALKEGLHEMVLASLIGAILANLLLATGIAMLVGGVKYHVQEYNPVSVRIYNSMMFIAISSMIIPSAFSRFFGAEEAYQQNQQNLNILLSIALLLAYILYLFFMIKTHPDFFRSAGKEEGEASEEGSYWSVGKSIGVLVAASVGAAFMSEVLVGAAEGTGRELGMSAAFIGIVFVAIIGGAAESLSAIAMARKNKVDLTMGIAMGSSIQIALFVAPVIVLLSFAVGPKPLYLAFNKAESGAVFMAVLLTAVIAGDGRSNWYKGIQLITLYALIAIMFYFIPEITKQ; via the coding sequence ATGTCAACATCCACCAACTCCTTTCTCAAAAGCCTGCTGCGGCCATCCGTCTTCTGGCTTTTCGCGTTCATTCCCATCACCTTTATCCTGGAAAAGAGCGGGGCAAAGGATTCCACCATCTTCTTTACATCGGCCATGTCCATCATCCCCATTGCCAAGCTGATCGGGGAAGCCACGGAAAACCTGGCCCACCATACCGGAGATGCCATTGGCGGGTTGCTGAACGCTACATTCGGCAATGCACCCGAACTGATCATAGCCGTTATAGCATTGAAGGAAGGCCTGCATGAGATGGTACTGGCTTCCCTTATCGGGGCCATTCTCGCGAACCTGCTGTTGGCCACCGGCATTGCGATGCTGGTGGGTGGCGTGAAGTACCATGTGCAGGAATACAATCCCGTCAGCGTAAGGATCTACAACTCCATGATGTTCATCGCCATTTCCAGTATGATCATCCCGAGTGCCTTCAGCCGTTTCTTTGGCGCGGAAGAAGCCTACCAGCAAAACCAGCAAAACCTCAATATACTGTTATCGATCGCCTTATTGCTGGCCTATATCCTTTACCTCTTCTTCATGATCAAGACCCACCCCGATTTCTTCCGGAGTGCCGGCAAGGAAGAAGGGGAAGCGAGTGAGGAAGGAAGTTATTGGTCAGTGGGTAAATCAATCGGCGTGTTGGTTGCGGCCTCCGTAGGCGCCGCCTTTATGAGTGAAGTATTGGTAGGTGCGGCAGAAGGCACCGGCAGGGAACTGGGCATGAGCGCTGCGTTCATTGGAATCGTGTTTGTGGCCATCATTGGCGGGGCGGCGGAAAGCCTGTCGGCCATTGCCATGGCGCGAAAGAATAAAGTAGACCTCACCATGGGCATAGCCATGGGCAGTTCCATCCAGATCGCCTTATTTGTGGCGCCGGTGATCGTATTGCTGAGTTTTGCGGTGGGGCCTAAACCCCTTTACCTGGCCTTCAACAAAGCAGAATCCGGAGCAGTATTCATGGCCGTATTGCTCACGGCCGTGATCGCAGGTGATGGCAGGTCGAACTGGTACAAGGGCATCCAGCTCATTACCCTCTATGCCCTTATCGCCATTATGTTTTATTTTATACCGGAAATCACCAAACAATAA
- a CDS encoding M42 family metallopeptidase: protein MAKSKAARKAESILNERSHQFLRNYLNTPSPVGFETAGQRIWLDYLKPYVDTHFVDPYGTVVGVVNPDAPFKVVIEAHADEISWFVNYITPEGLLYLKRNGGVDHQIAPSQRVFVHGKKGPVKAVFGWPAIHTRLGNADQKEPVAKVENLFLDCGARSKKEVEDLGIHVGAVVTYQDGFDELANDYYIARAFDNRIGGFMIAEVARLLKENKKKLPYGLYVVNAVQEEIGLRGAEMIARRIKPNIAIITDVTHDTSTPMISKIIEGDVVCGKGPSPTYGPAVHNKLLSLVQEVAEKSGIPLQMRTVSRSTGTDTDSFAYANDGCPSVLISIPLRYMHTTVEMLHKSDIENTIKLMYETLLTLSPKTNLSYL, encoded by the coding sequence ATGGCCAAGAGTAAAGCTGCCCGTAAGGCAGAAAGCATATTGAATGAGAGATCACACCAGTTCCTCCGTAACTACCTGAATACCCCTTCTCCTGTAGGCTTTGAAACCGCCGGCCAGCGCATCTGGCTGGATTACCTGAAGCCTTATGTGGACACGCATTTTGTAGATCCCTACGGAACCGTTGTAGGCGTGGTGAACCCCGATGCCCCTTTCAAGGTGGTGATCGAGGCGCACGCCGATGAGATCAGCTGGTTCGTGAACTATATTACCCCGGAAGGATTGCTCTACCTCAAGCGCAATGGCGGGGTGGACCACCAGATCGCCCCTTCGCAAAGGGTATTCGTGCATGGTAAGAAAGGACCCGTGAAGGCCGTCTTCGGCTGGCCGGCCATCCATACCCGCCTGGGTAATGCCGACCAGAAAGAGCCAGTGGCCAAGGTGGAGAACCTTTTCCTCGACTGCGGTGCCCGGAGCAAGAAAGAAGTGGAAGACCTCGGCATCCATGTAGGGGCAGTGGTGACCTACCAGGATGGGTTCGATGAACTGGCGAATGATTATTATATCGCCCGCGCCTTCGATAACCGTATCGGTGGCTTCATGATCGCGGAAGTGGCAAGGTTGCTGAAAGAGAACAAGAAGAAACTGCCCTATGGTTTGTACGTGGTGAATGCAGTTCAGGAAGAGATCGGCCTTCGCGGCGCTGAAATGATCGCCCGCCGGATCAAGCCCAATATCGCCATCATCACCGACGTGACCCATGATACCTCCACGCCCATGATCAGCAAGATCATTGAAGGCGATGTGGTTTGCGGCAAGGGTCCTTCACCCACCTATGGACCTGCCGTGCATAATAAATTGTTGTCGCTGGTGCAGGAGGTGGCGGAAAAGTCCGGTATCCCGCTGCAGATGCGCACCGTAAGCAGGAGTACCGGTACCGATACCGATTCCTTTGCCTATGCCAATGATGGTTGCCCATCTGTGCTGATCTCCATCCCGCTGCGGTACATGCACACCACCGTGGAAATGCTGCACAAGAGCGATATCGAGAACACCATCAAGCTCATGTATGAGACCTTGCTGACGCTCAGTCCCAAGACCAACCTCAGCTACCTGTAA
- the bioB gene encoding biotin synthase BioB encodes MIRNDWTKEEIREIYNTPLLELIYRAATIHREYQDTAEVQVCTLLSIKTGGCPEDCAYCPQAARYNTGVDVHALMKTDEVLDYARKAKEAGSTRFCMGAAWREVRDNRDFDRVLDMVKGVNELGMEVCCTMGMLTEEQAKKLHDAGLYAYNHNLDTSEEHYADIITTRTYDDRLKTLNNVRKAGISVCSGGIIGLGETHEDRIGMLHTLSTLPQHPESVPINALVPVQGTPLQHNNKVDVWDMVRMIATARILMPGTMVRLSAGRNDMSLAEQALCFMAGANSIFAGDKLLTTPNPSFDDDNMMFQLLGLKPREAFKEAAHCH; translated from the coding sequence ATGATCCGAAACGACTGGACCAAGGAAGAGATCAGAGAAATCTACAATACCCCGTTGCTCGAGTTGATCTACCGCGCAGCGACCATCCACCGCGAGTACCAGGATACGGCAGAGGTGCAGGTATGTACACTGCTGTCCATCAAGACCGGTGGTTGTCCCGAAGACTGTGCCTATTGCCCACAGGCGGCCCGCTATAACACAGGGGTGGATGTACATGCCCTGATGAAGACCGATGAGGTGCTGGACTATGCCCGCAAGGCGAAGGAAGCCGGTAGTACCCGTTTCTGCATGGGTGCGGCCTGGAGGGAAGTGCGCGATAACCGCGACTTCGACCGTGTGCTGGATATGGTGAAGGGTGTGAATGAACTGGGCATGGAAGTGTGCTGTACCATGGGCATGCTCACCGAAGAGCAGGCTAAGAAACTGCATGATGCTGGTCTCTATGCCTATAACCACAACCTCGATACGTCAGAAGAACATTATGCCGATATCATCACCACACGTACGTATGATGATCGCCTGAAAACGCTTAACAACGTTCGCAAAGCGGGTATCAGCGTTTGCAGCGGTGGTATCATTGGCCTGGGGGAAACGCATGAAGACAGGATCGGTATGCTGCATACCCTGTCCACCCTGCCCCAGCATCCGGAATCCGTTCCCATCAACGCACTGGTACCGGTGCAGGGCACTCCCTTGCAGCACAACAACAAAGTGGATGTATGGGATATGGTGCGCATGATCGCGACAGCACGTATCCTGATGCCTGGCACCATGGTGCGCCTCAGTGCCGGCCGCAACGACATGAGCCTCGCCGAACAGGCGCTCTGCTTCATGGCTGGTGCCAACTCCATCTTTGCAGGTGATAAACTGCTGACCACGCCCAACCCATCCTTCGATGACGATAACATGATGTTCCAGTTACTCGGACTCAAACCAAGGGAAGCCTTCAAGGAAGCCGCGCATTGTCATTAG
- a CDS encoding LuxE/PaaK family acyltransferase, with translation MRSELIHKIFLTGPDDFEPLALAIFRYQYQHNKVYREYCKAIHRPAEQVHQLTDIPFLPIRFFKSHAITTGTFEAETWFESSGTTQTINSRHYVRSLELYQKNFMEGFRLFYGEPTDWCIIGLLPAYLERQHSSLVVMADALIKASGHADSGFYLYDYERLHDTLSRLEAAGQPTLLLGVTFALLDFAEQFPMALKHTVIMETGGMKGRRKEMTRPELHAILQSGLRGARIHSEYGMTELLSQAYSQDNGIFHCPPWMKVVLREEDDPFRLWAATPGDRKSLNGVINVIDLVNIDSCAFIATDDMGKLYPGGGFEVLGRLDNSDIRGCSLMVL, from the coding sequence ATGCGAAGCGAATTGATTCATAAAATTTTCCTAACCGGGCCGGATGATTTTGAGCCGCTGGCACTGGCTATTTTCCGTTACCAATACCAACACAACAAGGTATACCGGGAGTATTGCAAGGCCATCCACCGGCCTGCGGAACAGGTACACCAACTCACCGATATCCCCTTCCTGCCCATCCGCTTTTTCAAAAGCCATGCCATCACAACAGGAACATTTGAGGCCGAGACTTGGTTCGAAAGCAGCGGTACCACCCAGACCATCAACAGCCGGCACTATGTACGCTCATTGGAACTTTATCAAAAGAACTTCATGGAGGGCTTCCGTTTGTTCTATGGCGAGCCCACCGACTGGTGCATCATTGGCCTTTTACCTGCCTACCTTGAAAGGCAACATTCCTCCCTGGTGGTGATGGCCGATGCCCTGATCAAGGCTTCGGGGCATGCCGATAGCGGCTTCTACCTATATGATTATGAAAGATTGCATGACACCCTCTCGCGGCTGGAAGCGGCGGGACAGCCCACCCTCCTGCTGGGTGTCACTTTTGCCCTGCTCGATTTTGCGGAGCAGTTCCCCATGGCGCTGAAGCATACGGTGATCATGGAGACCGGGGGCATGAAGGGAAGGCGGAAGGAAATGACCCGGCCGGAACTGCATGCCATCCTGCAGTCGGGCTTGCGTGGGGCGCGGATCCATTCGGAATATGGGATGACCGAGTTGTTGTCGCAGGCCTATTCCCAGGATAATGGCATCTTCCATTGCCCGCCATGGATGAAGGTGGTATTAAGGGAAGAAGACGATCCCTTCCGGCTATGGGCGGCCACGCCGGGGGACAGGAAGAGCCTGAACGGGGTGATCAATGTGATCGACCTGGTGAATATCGACTCCTGTGCCTTCATTGCCACCGATGATATGGGGAAACTTTATCCCGGGGGCGGCTTCGAGGTGCTGGGGCGCCTGGACAATTCGGATATCAGGGGGTGCAGCCTGATGGTGCTCTAA
- a CDS encoding VIT1/CCC1 transporter family protein, with protein MAQQDFWIRIINRRGPLLDPVSRTSEIIFGLIMVLTFTCSISAATAMKDDIRTTLWAALGCNVAWGIVDGFMYLMALLIERGDTITAVRTVLQSQDKGEREQVIRDYLPPAIETIIQPGELESISQAVGRLPEPPNKVPITWKDVKAAGAIFLLVFFSTFPPTLPFMLMEDYEKAIRISNAIALLLLFITGYKLGRSSGYRPFPMGLVFALVGALLVASTIALGG; from the coding sequence ATGGCACAACAGGATTTCTGGATCAGGATCATCAACAGGCGCGGACCCTTGCTGGATCCCGTCAGCCGTACCTCGGAGATCATCTTCGGCCTGATCATGGTACTTACTTTTACCTGTTCCATCAGTGCGGCCACTGCCATGAAAGATGATATCCGAACCACCCTATGGGCCGCCCTGGGATGTAATGTCGCCTGGGGCATCGTGGACGGCTTCATGTACCTGATGGCCCTTTTGATAGAACGGGGGGATACCATCACGGCCGTGAGGACCGTACTCCAAAGCCAGGACAAGGGGGAAAGGGAGCAGGTCATCCGCGATTACCTGCCGCCCGCCATCGAAACGATCATCCAGCCCGGGGAATTGGAAAGCATCAGCCAGGCAGTGGGCAGGTTGCCCGAGCCACCGAACAAGGTCCCGATCACCTGGAAGGATGTGAAAGCCGCAGGTGCTATCTTCCTGCTGGTCTTCTTTTCCACCTTCCCTCCTACCTTACCCTTTATGTTGATGGAGGATTATGAGAAGGCCATCAGGATCTCGAATGCCATTGCCCTGTTGTTGCTGTTCATTACCGGCTATAAGCTGGGCAGGAGTTCGGGCTATCGTCCCTTCCCGATGGGATTGGTCTTTGCCCTTGTCGGTGCCCTATTAGTAGCTTCAACCATAGCATTAGGCGGATGA
- a CDS encoding ABC transporter permease, whose amino-acid sequence MILNYFKLAWRSLRKNKAFSLLNIAGLAIGMCCTMLILLWVYQERSWDKHNEHYQNIYHIFSHRDFNGEINTGPDMMYPLAGAIKDNIPEIEAATALTFPEQALYTNGDIMLKKTVVQATPDYFKLFTHQFIEGNATGFSQTDGLILTESTARALFGSTNILGKQVMVNNKRNTTVSAVIRDLPKTSSIQFDVLEPVNSSSPFFQQAANDWINCNLAVYVKTKAGAQPQKLESSIMNLIRSRVKDPNPTTRGSITLHPMAKWRLYEEFKGGKNTGGRIAYVKLFTWIAIIILVIACINFMNLSTSRSEKRAKEVGIRKTLGSEKAQLLFQFLAESILVAFIAFLLAVVLFYLVLPGFNALLKTEISIPYHHANLWLVIIAIIIGTGLVAGSYPAFFLSAFQPVKVLKGTYAGGKGASLPRKLLVTGQFIVSIVLISATIIVYRQIQFVQQRDLGYKQDNLVMVHSSEQLNQNYTAFRNELMQSGLVASISRSSNPLTDIFGYTSGVSVKGPVNNNPVLGFFFADANFSGTVQARMIEGRDFQVGDTNSVLLNKEAVKLLGLKNPVGQDIKWAGRDRRVVGVIDNMVMLSPYEAPTPILINYEEKWSNMTTIRLAEHADVRKAIAQIEQTYKQLSPATPFQYQFVDEAFQEKFDNEQLVGKLALAFSGLAIFICCLGLFGLVASTIERRTREIGIRKVLGASVGHLLVLMSKDFIILVGIAFLVAIPAAWWLMHEWLANYAYRVNIHIGLFGLVGLLIACIAILTVSLNAWRAALSNPVKTLRNE is encoded by the coding sequence ATGATCCTTAATTATTTCAAGCTGGCCTGGCGCAGTCTACGCAAGAACAAAGCGTTCTCCCTCCTCAATATCGCAGGACTGGCCATTGGCATGTGTTGCACGATGTTGATCCTGTTATGGGTGTACCAGGAAAGGTCCTGGGACAAGCACAATGAACACTACCAGAACATCTACCACATCTTTTCGCACCGCGATTTCAATGGCGAGATCAATACCGGTCCCGATATGATGTACCCGCTGGCCGGGGCCATCAAGGACAATATCCCCGAAATTGAAGCCGCTACGGCACTGACCTTCCCCGAGCAGGCGCTGTACACCAATGGCGATATCATGCTGAAGAAAACGGTGGTGCAGGCTACACCGGACTATTTCAAACTCTTCACCCACCAGTTCATTGAAGGCAATGCAACAGGCTTCAGTCAAACCGATGGGCTCATCCTGACCGAAAGTACTGCCAGGGCATTGTTTGGCTCTACCAATATCCTGGGCAAACAGGTAATGGTCAACAATAAACGGAACACCACGGTCAGTGCCGTGATCAGGGATCTGCCAAAGACCTCCAGCATCCAGTTTGACGTGCTGGAACCCGTAAATAGTAGTTCCCCCTTTTTCCAGCAAGCTGCCAATGACTGGATCAACTGCAACCTGGCCGTATATGTGAAAACCAAGGCCGGAGCCCAACCCCAAAAACTGGAAAGCTCCATCATGAATTTGATCAGGTCGAGGGTAAAAGATCCCAATCCTACCACCAGGGGAAGCATTACCCTACATCCCATGGCCAAGTGGAGACTATATGAAGAATTCAAGGGAGGAAAGAATACGGGGGGACGCATCGCTTATGTGAAGCTCTTTACCTGGATCGCCATCATCATATTGGTGATCGCCTGTATCAATTTCATGAACCTTTCCACCTCCCGGTCGGAGAAAAGGGCCAAGGAAGTAGGCATCCGGAAGACCCTGGGCTCAGAGAAAGCGCAGTTGCTTTTCCAGTTCCTCGCTGAATCCATCCTGGTGGCCTTTATCGCCTTCCTGCTGGCAGTAGTACTCTTCTACCTGGTATTACCCGGATTCAATGCCCTGCTGAAGACTGAGATCAGCATTCCTTATCACCATGCCAATTTGTGGCTGGTGATCATAGCCATCATAATAGGAACAGGCCTTGTAGCAGGAAGCTATCCAGCCTTCTTCCTCTCCGCCTTCCAACCGGTAAAAGTGCTGAAAGGCACTTATGCAGGCGGCAAGGGCGCATCCCTTCCCAGGAAGCTGTTGGTGACCGGGCAGTTCATCGTTTCCATTGTCCTGATCTCTGCCACCATCATCGTGTACCGGCAGATCCAGTTTGTGCAGCAACGCGACCTCGGCTACAAGCAGGACAACCTGGTGATGGTCCACTCCTCTGAACAACTGAACCAGAACTATACGGCCTTCCGGAATGAGTTGATGCAATCGGGCCTGGTAGCCTCCATCAGCCGTTCTTCCAATCCCCTGACAGATATCTTCGGTTATACATCAGGGGTGAGTGTTAAAGGTCCGGTCAACAATAATCCGGTACTGGGATTTTTCTTTGCCGACGCCAATTTTTCCGGGACCGTCCAGGCCAGGATGATTGAAGGCAGGGATTTCCAGGTGGGTGATACCAATTCCGTGCTCCTGAATAAGGAGGCCGTGAAACTGTTGGGATTGAAGAACCCTGTTGGGCAGGATATCAAATGGGCAGGCAGGGACAGGCGCGTAGTGGGGGTCATCGATAACATGGTGATGCTTTCCCCTTATGAAGCACCTACGCCGATCCTGATCAATTATGAAGAAAAGTGGTCCAATATGACAACGATCCGCCTTGCTGAGCATGCAGATGTACGCAAGGCCATTGCCCAAATCGAACAAACCTATAAGCAACTCAGTCCGGCCACTCCCTTCCAATACCAGTTCGTTGACGAAGCCTTCCAGGAGAAATTCGACAATGAGCAGCTGGTAGGCAAACTGGCATTGGCTTTTTCGGGGCTGGCCATCTTTATCTGCTGTCTAGGTTTGTTTGGACTGGTGGCTTCCACCATTGAAAGGCGCACCAGGGAGATCGGCATCCGCAAGGTATTGGGCGCATCCGTTGGCCATTTGCTGGTATTGATGTCAAAGGACTTCATCATACTGGTGGGCATTGCCTTCCTGGTAGCGATCCCGGCAGCCTGGTGGCTGATGCATGAATGGCTGGCCAATTATGCCTACCGCGTGAACATCCATATCGGCCTGTTTGGACTGGTAGGACTATTGATCGCATGCATAGCCATCCTGACCGTTAGCCTCAATGCCTGGCGGGCAGCACTGAGCAACCCGGTGAAGACCTTACGAAATGAGTGA
- a CDS encoding ion channel — protein sequence MKFTHLWIFDYLSANTLLLLLTSFTIFVLPLFPSSTYPVLYSAFFTLIFFMASYAIHKTSKPLLFITLALIILVWVSNLANLESLKILFRTCQFLFFFYLVSALIRQVAANQSVTARVIADAITGYLLLGFAFSLAVTVLASVHAGAYNFHGGALSSKTSTEMFPENVYYTFITFTTTGYGDFLPQTPLAKSLAILISVSGQLYIAVIIALLVGKYAANQITRQE from the coding sequence ATGAAATTCACCCATCTATGGATATTTGATTATTTGTCTGCCAACACCCTACTGTTATTACTGACCAGTTTCACCATATTCGTTCTACCCCTCTTCCCTTCTTCCACTTACCCGGTACTGTATTCCGCCTTCTTCACCCTGATCTTCTTCATGGCCTCCTATGCGATCCATAAGACCAGTAAGCCCCTGCTGTTCATCACCCTTGCCCTGATCATTTTGGTCTGGGTCAGTAACCTGGCCAATTTAGAATCGCTGAAGATCCTTTTCCGGACCTGCCAGTTCCTGTTCTTTTTCTACCTCGTGAGCGCCCTGATCCGCCAGGTGGCAGCCAACCAGTCCGTTACCGCCAGGGTGATCGCCGATGCCATCACCGGCTATTTGTTACTGGGCTTCGCCTTTTCCCTGGCCGTTACCGTATTGGCTTCTGTGCATGCGGGCGCCTATAATTTCCATGGGGGAGCCTTATCGTCCAAAACATCTACGGAGATGTTTCCCGAAAATGTTTATTACACCTTCATCACTTTTACCACAACAGGCTATGGCGATTTTTTACCCCAGACCCCACTGGCCAAATCGCTGGCCATCCTGATCAGTGTCTCCGGGCAACTATACATCGCCGTTATCATCGCCCTGTTGGTCGGCAAGTATGCCGCCAACCAGATAACCCGTCAAGAATAA
- a CDS encoding UbiA family prenyltransferase, which yields MKSFVDFFLFSALFIACCAVALCMETNLLLGLPTNHWSVYAFVFGATLVQYNLHYFFKPDKPIITERARWTAANRNNQVRMLAIGGLMVLVSLWWLQPRHFLVMVVLAILAALYSFPLLPFRRKRLKEYGGLKIILLSLEWTLVTVWFPVDQTGLDPADFWLVMVRRFIFMWVLCLAFDIRDREVDALDGIRTLPVRWGVGRAYLFTDIALGFFVLLSAWQLARTGAFAFFHAMLLSALCTRIVIQATKRMNNDYLYLAGVDGMMLLQALLVVIGTI from the coding sequence ATGAAGTCCTTCGTTGATTTCTTTCTCTTCAGTGCTTTGTTCATCGCCTGTTGTGCGGTTGCCTTATGCATGGAAACCAATCTCCTGCTGGGCTTGCCAACCAACCATTGGTCGGTCTATGCCTTTGTGTTCGGCGCCACCCTGGTACAATACAACCTCCATTATTTCTTCAAGCCCGATAAGCCCATCATCACCGAGCGGGCCAGGTGGACCGCTGCCAATCGCAACAACCAAGTCCGGATGCTGGCCATCGGGGGACTTATGGTCCTGGTAAGTTTGTGGTGGCTGCAACCGCGGCATTTCCTGGTGATGGTGGTACTCGCCATCCTGGCAGCACTCTATTCTTTTCCCTTACTACCGTTCAGGCGCAAACGCTTAAAGGAATATGGCGGCCTGAAGATCATCCTGCTTTCCCTCGAATGGACCCTGGTCACGGTCTGGTTCCCGGTGGACCAAACGGGACTCGACCCGGCTGATTTCTGGCTGGTGATGGTCCGTCGTTTCATTTTTATGTGGGTGCTCTGCCTGGCCTTTGATATCCGCGACCGGGAAGTGGATGCACTGGATGGCATCCGGACCCTGCCCGTAAGATGGGGGGTAGGGCGTGCTTACCTGTTTACGGATATCGCATTAGGGTTCTTTGTGCTATTATCGGCATGGCAGCTCGCCCGCACCGGTGCCTTCGCCTTCTTCCATGCCATGCTGCTCTCCGCCTTGTGTACCCGTATCGTCATCCAGGCCACCAAAAGAATGAACAACGACTACCTCTACCTGGCAGGGGTGGACGGAATGATGCTGTTGCAGGCCTTGCTGGTGGTCATCGGAACCATCTAG
- the porQ gene encoding type IX secretion system protein PorQ: MARKVLLLALGLVMTGMAGAQTLGGSTVYNFLRFPATPLVTALGGENISVIGRESGMGFQNPALVRKEMHGQMQAVFSGIQSQVQQYHLAGAYHQESIQTSFSGHIQYFNYGNITQTDAAGNIQGSFKPRDFVVQVNASRQYLERWHYGMGIKFIQSDYGLYRSSALAMDFGVNYYDSSRLLQVGLVAKNMGFQLKAYEGTAKDNLPFDLQLGVTKRLAKAPIQFSVTAHHLHRLILNYNDTTFNAEVGVSPPDNGFEKALQHFVFATQFFIGDKLELSAGYNHLRRRELNIPNGANGLTGFSYGAAFLQPRWSIRYSHANYQGGKGYNQFGVVVSFEK, from the coding sequence ATGGCAAGGAAAGTTTTGTTGCTGGCATTGGGCCTCGTAATGACGGGAATGGCCGGCGCCCAAACACTTGGCGGTTCTACTGTTTACAATTTCCTGCGTTTCCCGGCTACCCCATTGGTGACCGCCCTCGGCGGGGAGAATATCTCCGTCATCGGCCGCGAAAGTGGTATGGGCTTCCAAAACCCTGCCCTGGTGCGAAAGGAAATGCATGGACAAATGCAGGCCGTATTTTCCGGGATCCAGTCGCAGGTACAGCAATACCATCTTGCCGGTGCTTACCACCAGGAGTCGATCCAGACCAGTTTTTCCGGGCATATCCAGTATTTTAATTACGGCAATATCACCCAAACGGATGCTGCGGGGAATATCCAGGGTAGTTTCAAGCCCAGGGATTTCGTGGTGCAGGTGAATGCCTCCAGGCAATACCTGGAACGATGGCATTATGGGATGGGCATCAAGTTCATCCAGTCGGATTACGGCCTGTACCGCTCCAGTGCACTGGCCATGGATTTTGGGGTGAACTATTATGATAGCAGCCGCTTGCTGCAGGTGGGACTGGTGGCCAAGAATATGGGCTTCCAGTTAAAGGCCTATGAGGGAACGGCCAAGGACAACCTGCCATTTGACCTGCAGTTGGGTGTCACGAAAAGACTGGCCAAGGCACCGATCCAATTTTCAGTTACGGCACATCACTTACACCGGTTGATCTTGAATTACAACGACACCACCTTCAATGCAGAGGTGGGGGTTAGTCCACCGGATAATGGCTTTGAAAAGGCCTTGCAACATTTTGTGTTTGCCACCCAGTTCTTCATCGGGGATAAGCTGGAGTTGAGTGCCGGTTACAATCATTTAAGGAGAAGGGAGCTGAACATTCCCAATGGCGCCAATGGGCTAACGGGGTTCAGTTATGGGGCGGCTTTCCTGCAACCCCGGTGGAGTATCCGGTACAGCCATGCGAATTACCAGGGCGGGAAGGGGTATAACCAGTTTGGGGTGGTGGTGAGTTTCGAGAAGTAA